In one window of Pseudooceanicola aestuarii DNA:
- a CDS encoding CPBP family intramembrane glutamic endopeptidase, with protein sequence MTAGTNRTGLGWLALAVLVFAGLTALLTAAGFVALARLAPAMLRGAGLGAEPAQVVLMLGSFALPGAALLLVWRLIYGQGPGALTGPPRRALRQFGTVLAVAAPLAVFALVLPNPDLGQPVPNLAPAIWLAWLVPGLVALLVQVSVEEAVFRGFLQNRMAARFRSRVLWLGLPALIFGVMHFDPRTVETAPFLIGIATLFGLIAGDLTARSGTLGPAIALHLVNNFLAIFCVSLGGGLSGLALYLYPEAPDGGALAAQAPAEALMLAILWLAARIALRR encoded by the coding sequence GTGACAGCAGGAACGAACAGGACTGGACTGGGATGGCTGGCACTGGCAGTGCTGGTCTTCGCCGGGCTGACCGCGCTGCTGACGGCGGCGGGGTTCGTCGCGCTGGCCCGGTTGGCGCCGGCAATGCTGCGCGGCGCCGGGCTGGGGGCCGAACCGGCGCAGGTTGTGCTGATGCTGGGCAGCTTTGCCCTGCCGGGCGCGGCGCTGCTGCTGGTCTGGCGTCTGATCTACGGACAGGGGCCGGGGGCATTGACCGGACCGCCGCGACGCGCCTTGCGGCAATTCGGCACGGTGCTGGCGGTCGCGGCGCCGCTGGCCGTGTTTGCGCTGGTCCTGCCCAACCCCGACCTGGGCCAGCCGGTGCCTAACCTGGCGCCCGCGATCTGGCTGGCCTGGCTGGTGCCGGGGCTGGTCGCGCTGCTGGTGCAGGTCAGCGTGGAGGAGGCCGTCTTTCGCGGATTCCTGCAAAATCGGATGGCGGCCCGGTTCCGGTCGCGCGTGCTGTGGCTGGGCCTGCCGGCGCTGATCTTCGGCGTGATGCATTTCGACCCGCGCACCGTGGAAACCGCGCCCTTCCTGATCGGAATCGCCACTCTGTTCGGGCTGATCGCAGGGGATCTGACGGCGCGCAGCGGCACCCTGGGCCCGGCCATCGCGCTGCACCTGGTGAACAATTTCCTGGCGATCTTCTGCGTCTCGCTGGGCGGAGGCCTGTCTGGCCTGGCGCTCTACCTCTATCCCGAGGCGCCGGATGGCGGCGCCCTGGCCGCGCAGGCCCCGGCCGAGGCGCTGATGCTGGCGATCCTGTGGCTGGCCGCACGGATCGCCCTGCGCCGATGA